Within Methyloversatilis discipulorum, the genomic segment AAGCGCCGAAAGCTGTCGGCGCACGCCTGCAGGAACACGTTGTCCAAAGAGGTGAACAGGTGTCGCGTCACGACATCAAAGAGCGGAAAAGCGGCACAGCTTCACGTGTTGCACACCCGATGTTTGTGATTAGAATGGGACCATGGTTACACGCAGGCAGGACGATTCACTCCTTGAGCTTGAAAAGACACGGGTCAAGCCCCCACCTCTGTTCAAGGTCATGGTGCTGAATGACGATTACACCCCGATGGACTTCGTGGTTGGAGTCCTTCAGAAGTTTTTCGGCATGAACCGGGAACAGGCCACGCGCGTCATGCTCAAGGTACATACGGAGGGGGCCGGCGTTTGCGGCATCTACCCCAAGGACGTTGCAGCATCGAAAGTGGAACAGGTGTGTACCTTTGCGCGCCAGCATCAGCATCCGCTGGCGTGCGTGATGGAGGAAAATTGAAATGATCGCGCAGGAGCTGGAAGTCAGCCTTCACATGGCCTTCGTCGAAGCGAGACAGAAGCGCCATGAATTCATCACGGTCGAGCACCTGCTGCTCGCCCTGCTCGACAATCCTTCGGCAGCGGAAGTGCTCCGTGCCTGCGCAGTGAACATCGACGAGCTGCGCAAGGAACTGTCGGCCTTCATCAACGAGCACACGCCGGTGGTCGATGGCAGCGAAGAGATCGACACCCAGCCGACTCTTGGCTTCCAGCGCGTGATCCAGCGCGCCATCCTGCACGTGCAGTCCTCGGGCAAGAAGGAAGTGACCGGAGCCAACGTGCTGGTCGCCATCTTCGGCGAGAAGGATTCGCACGCTGTCTATTTCCTGCAGCGCCAGGGCGTCACGCGTCTGGACATCGTGAACTTCATTTCGCACGGCATCACCAAGGCGGCCCAGCCGGCCGCCGCGGCGAAGCCCGAGTCGGAACAGGGCGAGCAGGAACAGGAAGGCGGCCAGGCGGGCGGCGCCCTCGACAGCTTCACGCAGAACCTGAACGCACAGGCGCTGATGGGCAAGATCGATCCGCTGATCGGTCGCGACCACGAACTTGAGCGCGTGATCCAGACGCTGTGCCGTCGGCGCAAGAACAATCCGCTGCTGGTGGGCGAAGCCGGCGTCGGCAAGACCGCCATTGCGGAAGGCCTCGCGCGCCGCATCATCGAAGGCCGCGTGCCCGACATCCTCGCAGACGCGACCATCTACGCGCTCGATATGGGCGCCCTGCTCGCCGGCACCAAGTACCGTGGCGATTTCGAACAGCGCCTGAAATCGGTGCTGAAGCAGCTGCTCGACAACCCGAACGCCATCCTGTTCATCGACGAGATCCACACGCTGATCGGCGCCGGCGCCGCCTCGGGCGGTACGCTCGACGCGTCCAACCTGCTGAAACCGGCGCTGTCGTCGGGCCAGCTGAAGTGCATCGGTGCGACCACCTATACCGAGTATCGCGGCGTGTTCGAGAAGGACCACGCCCTGTCACGTCGCTTCCAGAAGATCGACGTGACCGAGCCGAGCGTCGAGGAGACGGTGTCCATCCTCAAGGGCCTGAAGTCGCGCTTCGAACAGCATCACGGCGTGAAGTACTCGTCGACCGCGCTGTCGTCGGCCGCCGAACTGTCGGCGCGCTACATCAACGACCGTCACCTGCCGGACAAGGCGATCGACGTGATCGACGAAGCCGGTGCGGCGCAGCGCGTGCTGCCGAAGTCGAAACAGAAGAAGGTGATCGGCAAGACCGAGATCGAGGAAATCGTTGCCAAGATCGCGCGCGTGCCGTCGCAGCATGTGTCGAACGACGACCGCTCGGCACTGCGCAACCTCGACCGTGACCTGAAGAACATGGTGTTCGGTCAGGACAACGCGATCGATGCGCTCGCCACGGCGATCAAGATGTCGCGCTCCGGCCTCGGCAATCCGAACAAGCCGATCGGCTCCTTCCTGTTCAGCGGCCCGACCGGCGTCGGCAAGACCGAAGTCGCTCGTCAGCTTGCCTACTGCATGGGCATCGAACTGATCCGCTTCGACATGTCCGAGTACATGGAGCGTCATGCGGTCAGTCGCTTGATCGGCGCCCCTCCGGGCTATGTCGGCTTCGATCAGGGCGGTCTGCTGACCGAAGCAGTGACCAAGAAGCCGCACTCTGTGCTGCTGCTCGACGAGATCGAGAAGGCCCATCCGGACATCTTCAACATCCTGCTGCAGGTGATGGACCACGGCACGCTGACCGACAACAATGGTCGTCAGGCCGATTTCCGTAACGTGGTCATCATCATGACGACCAACGCCGGCCAGGAAACGCTGCAGAAATCGGTGATCGGTTTCACTACGGAACGTCAGCCGGGCGACGAAATGGCCGACATCAAGCGCCTGTTCACGCCGGAGTTCCGCAACCGTCTCGACGCCATCATTTCGTTCAAGCCGCTGGATCGCGAAATCATCCTGCGCGTGGTCGACAAGTTCCTGATGCAGCTGGAAGGTCAGCTGCAGGAGAAGAAGGTCGACGTGCAGTTCTCGGAAGAGCTGCGCAGCTGGCTGGCCGAAGCAGGCTTCGATCCGCTGATGGGTGCGCGTCCGATGGCACGCCTGATCCAGGACACCATCCGCTCCGCGCTGGCGGACGAACTGCTGTTCGGTCGTCTGACCAGCGGCGGCAAGGTGACGATCGACCTCGACGGCGACAAGAAGGTGAAACTGGTGTTCGACGAGGAAGAACTCGCAACACCCGCCTGATAAGGCATCACTGTTCCAACAGAGGCGGCCATAATGGCCGCCTCTTTTTTTGCCTGTCACGCCTCCCGAAAAGAAAGGACGACTCATGGACATCCACACCGCCGACCTATGTGACCAATTCGAAAGCGAACTGCGTATCTGCGCGCCGATGTTCCGCAGCTACGGCGGCCGAGCAGCCTTCGGTGGCCAGATCACGACGCTCAAGCTGTTCGAGGACAACGGTCTGGTTCGCAAGGCGCTGGAAGCACCGGGCGACGGGCGTGTACTCGTGGTCGATGGGGGTGGTTCGATGCGCCGCGCGCTGGTCGGCGACCAGATCGCCGCCCTGGCGGTGAAGAATGGCTGGGCCGGCATCGTCGTCTATGGCTGCATCCGCGACTCGGCGGCGATCGGAGAGATGGATATCGGTGTCTGCGCACTCGGCACTCATCCGCTGAAGACGGTCAAGCGCAACGAAGGCCAGGCCGACCTCACCGTCAGCTTTGGCGGCATCGACTTCGTCCCCGGCCATTACCTTTATGCCGATGCCGATGGCGTCATCGTCTGCCCACGGTCGCTGATCTGAGTGTGCGCGCGGCCGGCGTTCGCGGCCCGGTGTCGACAGCGCCTTTCGCAGCGCACAAGTTTCTGCAGATTTTTCTGCACTTTTTCACACACGCAACAGAGCAAACAAGACAAGCCTTTGTTTTATTTGAGAACACGACTTCTTATGTCTTATACAAGACCTCTTGTTGCTTTGCCAAAGCCTCTTTATACTTGAGCCCGTCACGATAGCCGCCCGGTTCCATTCATCGGTCGGCTTCCCGGGCGCCCGGTCTGCTTGCTGCCAACCGCTGCGACAGGCCCACGCGGGTTTCGTGGATCGGCCCGCATCGGTTCATCGGCCGAAGGATGCCCGGACCGCACGGTCCGGCATGGGTGTCAGCACCGTTTCAGGAAGCATTTCAAAGTCAGGGCTTACGGGTGGCGCAGGCTGCCTGTTCGGGTTGTTTTTTTCTTCGAGGACATGCAATGAGCACGAAAGAACAGGAAATCGCCAAGATTCAGAAGGATTGGGACGAGAACCCCCGCTGGAAAGGCATCAAGCGCGGCTACACCGCCGAGGATGTCTATCGCCTGCGCGGCTCCTTCCCGGTCGAGTACACGCTGGCCCGCCGCGGTGCGGAAAAGCTGTGGGATCTGGTCAACAACGAGCCGTTCATCAACTGCCTGGGCGCGCTGACCGGTGGTCAGGCCATGCAGCAGGTGAAGGCCGGCGTCAAGGCGATCTACCTGTCGGGCTGGCAAGTCGCTGCCGACAACAACTCGTACGAAGCGATGTACCCGGACCAGTCGCTGTACCCGGTTGACTCGGTTCCGACGGTCGTGAGCCGCATCAACAACAGCTTCAAGCGCGCTGACGAAATCCAGCACGCCAAGGGTGTTTACGCTGGCGACAAGGGCTACATCGACTATTTCGCCCCGATCGTGGCGGACGCAGAAGCCGGTTTTGGCGGCGTGCTGAACGCCCACGAACTGATGAAGGCGATGATCCGCGCGGGCGCCGCCGGCGTGCACTTCGAAGACCAGCTGGCCTCCGTGAAGAAGTGCGGTCACATGGGTGGCAAGGTGCTCGTGCCGACCCAGGAAGCCGTGCAGAAGCTGATCGCCGCCCGTCTGGCCGCCGACGTCTACGGCGTCCCGACCCTGATCCTGGCCCGTACCGACGCTGAAGCCGCCGACCTGCTGACCAGCGACTGCGACCCGATCGACAAGCCCTTCGTCACCGGCGAGCGCACCGCCGAAGGCTTCTACAAGACCAAGAAGGGTCTGGAACAAGCCATCTCGCGCGGTCTGGCCTACGCCCCGTACGCTGACCTGATCTGGTGCGAGACCGGCACGCCTGACCTGGCTTTCGCCAAGGCTTTCGCCGACGCGATCCACGCCAAGTTCCCGGGCAAGATGCTGGCCTACAACTGCTCGCCGTCGTTCAACTGGAAGAAGAACCTCGACGACGCCACCATCGCCAAGTTCCAGCGCGAGCTGGGTGCGATGGGCTACAAGTACCAGTTCATCACCCTGGCCGGCATCCACAACATGTGGTACCACATGTTCGATCTGGCCCAGGACTACGTGGCCCGCGGCATGTCCGCCTACGTGGAAAAGGTTCAGGAGCCGGAATTCGCGGCCCGCGACCGCGGCTACACCTTCGTGTCGCACCAGCAGGAAGTCGGCACCGGCTACTTCGACGACGTGACCACCACCATCCAGGGTGGCACTTCGTCGGTGACCGCGCTGACCGGTTCGACCGAAGAAGAGCAGTTCCACTGAGATGGACCGGGCCCGCAACAGCGGGTCTGCTGAACTGAAAAGGCCGCCCGGCTCTTGCCGGGCGGCCTTTTTGTTTCCTTTTTCTTAGTCCTCCGCCGGCTGCGGCAGATCGGGAATGAAAGTGCCGCCGGATTCCCAGTACGCCAGATCGCCGTATGTGAGCTTCAGCAGATCGACGAAGAGCCGCACCCGCAAGGGCAGATGGCGACGTTGCGGAAACAGCGCATAGATGCCCATGGGCGGCGCCGCGAAATCGCCGAGCACTTCGACCAGCGCTCCGTTCGCCAGGTCCTCGCGCACTTCCCAATAGGAACGCCAGGCGAGCCCGAGCCCGCTCAGCGCCCAGTCCCGCAGCACGGCGCCGTCGTTGCATTCGACCAGATGAGTGATGCGCAGCGTGATCGGCTCACCGTGCGCCATGAAGCTCCAGCCACGGGCCTGCGAGCGATTCGGCCCAAGGCCCAGGCAGCGATGCTGCAGCAGGTCATATGGATGCCCGGGTTTGCCGAATCGGGCGAGGTAATCCGGACTGGCGACGACGACGCGTCGCGTTTCGCCCAATTTGATACTGATCATGCTGGAATCGGGCAGGCTGCCGATACGCACCGCGCAGTCCACGTTTTCGTTCACCAGATCGACCATGCGGTCGGTCAGATCGAGCGAAATCTTGACCTCGGGATTCAGCGCCATAAAGCGCTTCACCAGTGGCGCCACGTGGCGCCGGCCGAAGCCGGCCGGCGCGCTGACGCGCAGCAGGCCGGTGGCCCTCGCACCGCCGGCGGTCACCGCGGCATCCGCGCTCGCCAGCTCGTTGAGAATGCGCTGGCAATCCTCCAGATAGGCGCTGCCTTCGTGCGTCAGCGTCAGCTTGCGCGTAGTGCGCAGCATCAATTTGACGCCCAGCCTCTCTTCCAGCGCATCCATGCGCCGTCCGATCACGGCCGGCTGCACGCCTTCGAGTTTCGCAACCGCCGAAAGACTGCCATGCGCCGCAACCGAAACGAAGGACTCTATCTCCTTGAAGCGATCCATTTTGTACTAAAAGTAAAAGATAAATGTACTTAAGGAAAGCTTAACGGATGCATAAGGAAAGTCTAGTATTTGTGCAGATGCAGCAATTCATGCCGGGCACAACCTGGTCTGATGCATCGGACGTTAGACCCCGGTCCTCCCGTCCGCACCGTGCGCAACCCGCCCGCTGCGGCACACCCGCCCGACGACGGCACCACCGCCGCCGATCGGGTGTGAGGGACGGCCAACCTGTCCGGAGCACGGAGCACGAACGCTCACGTCATACCGGCTCTCGAACCGTTATCGGAGCGCACGCACATGACTATCGCTGAATCTGCAGACAAGCTGAACCGGGCCATGGATCTGCCCGCCGGTGTGAGCATCGCCGCTCCGGTCAGCGCCGAATACCAGACCATCCTCACCTTCGAAGCGCTGTCGCTGCTCGCCCAGCTGCACCGCCAGTTCGAACCGCGTCGCCGCGAGCTGCTCGCCGCGCGCGTCACCCGCGCCGCTGAGATCGACGCCGGCAAGCCGGTCGATTTCCTGGCCGATACGCTGCATGTGCGCGAAGGCGACTGGAAGATCGCGCCGCTGCCGCAGGCGTTGCAGTGCCGCCGCATCGAAATCACCGGCCCGACCGAGCGCAAGATGATCATCAATGCGCTGAACGCCGGTGCCGACAGCTATATGAGCGATTTCGAGGATTCGAATTCGCCGACCTGGGACAACCAGGTGCAAGGCCAGATCAACCTGCGTGACGCTGTGCGAGGCACGATCAGCGTCGAATACAAGGGCAAGACCTACAAGCTGAACGACAAGGTTGCCGTGCTGCAGGTGCGCCCGCGCGGCTGGCACCTCGACGAGAAGCACGTGATGATCGATGGTCAGCGTGTGTCGGGTGGTCTGTTCGACTTCTGGCTGTACTTCTATCACAACGCCAAGGAACTGCTCGCCCGCGGCGCCGGCCCCTACTTCTACCTGCCCAAGCTGCAGAGCCATCGCGAAGCCCGCCTGTGGAACGATGTGTTCGTCGCCGCGCAGGAAATGCTCGGCATCCCGCGCGGCACGATCAAGGCCACCGTGCTGGTGGAAACGCTGCACGCCGCGTTCGAGATGGAAGAGATCCTGTACGAACTGCGCGATCACAGCGCCGGCCTGAACGCGGGCCGCTGGGATTACATCTTCTCGTGCATCAAGGTGCTCCGTAATGACCGCGATTTCTGCCTGGCAGACCGCAGCAAGATCACGATGACCGTGCCCTTCATGCGCGCCTACGCACTGTCGCTGATCAAGACCTGCCACAAGCGCGGCGCACCGGCGATCGGCGGCATGAGCGCGCTGATTCCGAACAAGAACGATCCGGACGCCAACGAGAAGGCGATGGCCGGCATCCGCTCGGACAAGCGCCGCGACGCCAATGACGGCTATGACGGCGGCTGGGTGGCTCACCCGGGCCTGGTGCAGGCAGCGATGGAAGAGTTCGTGTCGGTGCTCGGCGACAAGCCGAACCAGATCGAGAAGCAGCTCGACGTGAACTACGGCGCCGCCGATCTGCTCGACTTCCGCCCGGAGGGCCCGATCAGCGAAACCGGTCTGCGTACCAACATCAACGTCGGCATCCAGTATCTGGGTGCATGGATGGACGGCAATGGTTGCGTGCCCATCCACGGCCTGATGGAAGATGCGGCGACCGCTGAAATCAGCCGCGCCCAGGTGTGGTCGTGGATTCGCAGCCCGAAGGGCATCCTCGACGACGGTCGCAAAGTGACCGCCGACATGGTGCGCGGCCTGATCCCGCAGGAGTTGGACAAGATCCGCGCCCTGCTCGGCGACGCCTACACTGAAACCTATGCCGCCGCCGCCAAGCTGTTCGGCGATATGTGCGTGGCCACCGAACTGGAAGACTTTCTGACGCTGCCGGCTTACGAACGCATGGAGTAAGCCTACCCCCTCGCAGCATCACGGACGGCGCCTCAAAAGGGCGCCGTTTTTCGTTGTGGAAGATCGTCGCATCGCCCCGTCCGTCGCGGCACGACGGACGAAAAAAAGCCCGCTCTGCGGCGGGCCCTCATCGGGCGGGACGATCAGCGATCGTCCGGACCGGGATTACTCCATCGGGGTGACCTTGCCCGGGGCAATCTTGCCGTCCGAGCGACCCTTCAGGTACGAATACAGGCTATCGATCTTCTCACCCTTCAGGAAAGGATGCGGAGGCATGCCGCGATCGGCGTGAGTGCCATCGACGACGATGCCGACGAACTCTTCCTTCGTGTACTTCTTCAGGCCCTCGATCAGCGACGGACCAACCATGCCTTCCTGGTTCGCGCCATGGCAACGCTCACAGGCGGCCGAACGCCACGTCTTCCAGCCCATCAGGGTCTTGGCGTCCACCTTGTTGCCCTCGGCAACCTTGTACGGTGCTTCCTGCGCCATCGCGGTCGAAGCCAGCGCGGCCAGCACGACGGTTGCCAGATGTTTGCGAATCACAATCAGCTCTCCTCAATTGATTGGTGGGTGTTGCAGTGGAAAAAAACGATCTTCCGGTCAAAAGGATTACATGACCTGCGTTGGACCGGGAATAAGTGTCGGCTTATGGCTGGCGCTTTCCTGAACTCGTAAGCTTACCGCGGCACTTCCATTAAAAAAAGGGTTGTCGCCCCCGAACTTGTCAGCGTCCGCCCGTCGATCCAAAACCGCCGTCGCCTCGTTGCGATGCAGCAAAATCAAGCACTTCGCGCAAAGCCACTTGCACTACGGGCACCACGACGAGTTGCGCGATCCGCTCCAGTGGTTGGAGGACAAATTCGCTCGCGCCACGGTTCCACAGCGATACAAAAATTTGCCCCTGGTAGTCGGAGTCGATCAGCCCGACCAGATTGCCCAGCACGATGCCGTGCTTGTGGCCGAGACCCGAGCGCGGCAGCACCATCGCAGCCAGTCCGGGATCTTCAAGGTGGATTGCAATGCCGCTGGGCACCAGCAACGTATCGCCGGGACGCAACACGGTGGTCGTGTCTATGCAGGCGCGCAGGTCCAGACCGGCCGAACCGGGCGTCGCATAAGACGGCGGCAGGTCACGCAGGCGCTCGTCGAGAATCTTGTAGTCGAGAGTGGACATCTTCAGTCTTTCAGCAATCGGGAAATGTGTTCGAGGATGGCGCGCGCAATGACCGGCTTGGGCGCTCGCACAAGCGGGTGGCGACCTTCGGCGTCGTACAGCACGACGGCGTTGTCTTCCCCGCCCAGCCCGTCGGCCACCAGATTGCCGACGACCAGCGGCAGCTTCTTGGCCGCCCGCTTGCCTTGTGCATAGGTGTCGAGGTCATGGCTTTCAGCCGCGAAGCCAACGCAGAACGGTGCATCGGCGCGCGCCGCCACGTCGGCAAGGATGTCCGGATTGCGCACCATGTCGATCGACAGCTTGTCGGCGCTCTTCTTTATCTTGCGCTCGCTGGGTGCCGCCGGTCGGTAGTCCGCGACCGCAGCGACCGCAATGAATACATCGCAGGCAGCGTAGCGTGACAGCACCGCTTCGTGCATGGACAGCGCGCTGCTCACATCGACGCGCTCGACACCGAACGGTTTGGCCAGCCCGGTCGGTCCGCTGATCAGCGTCACTTCCGCGCCTGCCCTCGCCGCCGCGCACGCCAGCGCGTAGCCCATGCGCCCCGAGCTCAGATTGGTCACGACGCGCACCGGATCGATGGCCTCGGCCGTCGGTCCGGCCGTGATCAGCACACGCCGGCCAGCCATCGTCTTCGGCGTGAAATGGGCGAGCACCGCATCGAGCAATTCGGCCGGCTCGACCATGCGACCGAGGCCGACCTCACCGCAGGCCTGCTCGCCCGCCGCTGGTCCGACGACAATGGCGCCATCGCCACGCAGCGTATTCATATTGCGGGCGGTCGCCGGGTGTTCCCACATCTGCCGGTTCATCGCCGGCGCCACCATCAGCGCGCAGGTCGCGTCACGCGCGAGGCACAGGGTGCTCAGCAGATCGTCGGCACGACCCTGCACCAGCTTCGCGATGCAATCGGCGGTGGCGGGTGCGATCAGCAGCAACTGCGCGTCCCGGGTGAGATCGATGTGCGCCATGCCATTGGGCATGCGCGCGTCCCACAAGTCCGACCACACGGGCTCGCCGGTGATGGCCTGGAAGGTGGCCGCGCCGATGAAATGAGCGGCCGCTTCGGTCATCACGACGCGCACGCGCGCGCCCTCCTTGATCAGCAAGCGCGCCAGTTCCGCCGACTTGTAGGCCGCCACGCCACCGGTGACGGCCAGCACGATGGTGCGCCCGGACAGCTCCGCCTTGGAATTCATGACAATGTAGTATCCTGCACCGAGTCGACGACGGATTGTAACGCGATGGCGATCAAGGACTGGAGCGCGGACCAGCGGCCGCGCGAGCGACTGCTGATGCAAGGCGCCGAGGCGCTGTCGTCGGCCGAACTGCTGGCCATCTTCCTGCGCGTCGGCGTCAGCGGGAAATCGGCGGTCGATCTTGCGCGGGACCTGCTGGCGCATTTCGACGACAGCGTGACCTGCATGGCCAGCGCCAGCATTGCCGATCTGTGCCGGGTAAAGGGGATGGGAACGGCCAAGGCGGTACAGCTGAAGGCCACATTCGAACTGGCACGGCGCGCGCTGGGCGAGCAGTTGAAGGAGCGCGACGCACTGAGCTCACCACAGGCGGTGCGCGACTGGCTCAAGCTGCGCCTGAGTGGTCTGGCGCACGAGGTATTCATGGTGCTGCTGCTCGATGCGCAGAACCGGCTGCTGCAGGCGGTCGAACTGTTCCGCGGTACGCTGACGCAGACCAGCGTCTATCCGCGCGAAGTCGTGAAACTGGCGCTGGCGCACAATGCGGCGGCCGTCATCCTCGCCCACAACCACCCGTCCGGCGTGGCGGAGCCGTCCCGCGCCGACGATCTCCTGACACAGTCATTGAAGCAGTCGCTGGCATTGATCGATGTGCGCGTACTCGACCATGTCATCGTCGGCAGCGGCGCGACCTGCTCGTTTGCCGAGCGCGGAATTCTTTGAAGAACTTGAACAAAACCGGATCCGTACTCTATAATCGCGAGCTTTTCCGATTCTGGAGCTCGAAACATGTCCCGCGTTTGCCAAGTTACCGGGAAGTCGCCGATGGTGGGTAACAACGTTTCCCACGCTAACAACAAGACCAAGCGCCGCTTCCTGCCCAATCTCCAGCAACGCCGTTTCTGGCTGGAGTCCGAAGGCCGTTTTGTCAGCCTGCGCGTCAGCACCAAGGGTCTGCGCACGATCGACAAGAAGGGCATCGAAACCGTGCTCGCCGAAATTCGCGCACGCGGCGAAAAGATCTGAGATTTCCGGCCACGCCGGAACAATGCAATCCGGCTCAGCCGGCATAGACAGGAAGGAAAGACGTCATGGCCAAGGGCGGACGCGACAAGATCAAGCTGGAATCCACTGCCGGCACCGGTCATTTCTACACGACCACGAAGAACAAGCGCACCAAGCCTGAGAAGATGGAGATCATGAAGTTCGATCCCAAGGCTCGCAAGCACGTGATGTACAAGGAAACCAAGCTCAAGTGAGGCTTCCTCGCCGCCCGGCGAACTGCCCGGGCCGCAATAAAAAACCCGCCGATGGCGGGTTTTTTATTGCCTGTCCGCCCGGAACGCTGAAAGCGTACTGAACGGGCAGCGCAGGGAGCGCCGTGCGGCGCTCCGTACTTCCGAATCAGCGGACGACTGTCTGCGCCTCGCCCTCGCCGCAGCGCTCAATGCGGCCGATGCGATAGACGGTCTCGCCGGCCGCGCTCAGCGACTGCGTCGCGCGATCAGCATCCGCCGCCGACACGATGACCACCATGCCGATGCCGCAATTGAACACGCGGTACATCTCCTGCGCGGCCACGTTTCCGGCCTCGCGCAGCCAGGCGAACAGCGGCGGCAGCGTCCACGACGACGCATCGATGTGTGCCGACAGTCCGGCCGGCAGTACGCGCGGCACGTTGTCGAGCAGGCCGCCGCCGGTGATGTGGGCCATGCCCTTCACCAGCCCCGGCGCTTCCTTCATCAGCGCGAGCAGCGGCTTCACGTAGATGCGGGTCGGTTCGAGCACCGTCTCACGCAGCGTACGGCCGTGGAAGTCGGCATTCAGGTCCGGCGCGTCGCGCTCGAGGATCTTGCGCAGCAGGGAGTAGCCATTCGAATGCGCGCCGCTGGACGCCAGGCCGAGCACCACGTCGCCCTCGGCGATGGTTTCGCCGGTGATCAGCTGGCTTTTCTCGGCGATGCCGACCGCAAAGCCCGCGAGGTCGTATTCGCCAGCCGGGTACATGCCGGGCATTTCGGCCGTTTCACCACCGATCAGCGCACAGCCCGCGAGTTCGCAGCCGCGGGCGATGCCGCCGACCACGCGCGCCGCCGTATCGACGTCGAGCTTGCCGCAGGCGAAGTAGTCGAGGAAGAACACCGGTTCGGCGCCCTGCACCAGAATGTCATTGACGCTCATCGCCACCAGATCCTGGCCGACCGTGTCGTGACCGTCGAGCTGGAAGGCGAGTTTCAGCTTGGTGCCCACACCGTCGGTGCCGGACACCAGCACCGGCTCGCGGTAGTTCTTGGACACCTCGAACAGCGCGCCGAAACCGCCGATGCCGCCGATCACCTCGGGGCGCATCGTGCGCTTGGCCAGCGGCTTGATGCGCTCGACCAGCGCGTCGCCGGCGTCGATATCCACACCGGCAGCGGCGTAACTGAGGGGAGCGCGGGAATCCTTGGATGAAGTCATGACGTATGAGGCGCCGGGCGCCGGGAAAACAG encodes:
- the purM gene encoding phosphoribosylformylglycinamidine cyclo-ligase: MTSSKDSRAPLSYAAAGVDIDAGDALVERIKPLAKRTMRPEVIGGIGGFGALFEVSKNYREPVLVSGTDGVGTKLKLAFQLDGHDTVGQDLVAMSVNDILVQGAEPVFFLDYFACGKLDVDTAARVVGGIARGCELAGCALIGGETAEMPGMYPAGEYDLAGFAVGIAEKSQLITGETIAEGDVVLGLASSGAHSNGYSLLRKILERDAPDLNADFHGRTLRETVLEPTRIYVKPLLALMKEAPGLVKGMAHITGGGLLDNVPRVLPAGLSAHIDASSWTLPPLFAWLREAGNVAAQEMYRVFNCGIGMVVIVSAADADRATQSLSAAGETVYRIGRIERCGEGEAQTVVR
- the rpmB gene encoding 50S ribosomal protein L28, with translation MSRVCQVTGKSPMVGNNVSHANNKTKRRFLPNLQQRRFWLESEGRFVSLRVSTKGLRTIDKKGIETVLAEIRARGEKI
- the coaBC gene encoding bifunctional phosphopantothenoylcysteine decarboxylase/phosphopantothenate--cysteine ligase CoaBC; translated protein: MNSKAELSGRTIVLAVTGGVAAYKSAELARLLIKEGARVRVVMTEAAAHFIGAATFQAITGEPVWSDLWDARMPNGMAHIDLTRDAQLLLIAPATADCIAKLVQGRADDLLSTLCLARDATCALMVAPAMNRQMWEHPATARNMNTLRGDGAIVVGPAAGEQACGEVGLGRMVEPAELLDAVLAHFTPKTMAGRRVLITAGPTAEAIDPVRVVTNLSSGRMGYALACAAARAGAEVTLISGPTGLAKPFGVERVDVSSALSMHEAVLSRYAACDVFIAVAAVADYRPAAPSERKIKKSADKLSIDMVRNPDILADVAARADAPFCVGFAAESHDLDTYAQGKRAAKKLPLVVGNLVADGLGGEDNAVVLYDAEGRHPLVRAPKPVIARAILEHISRLLKD
- the radC gene encoding RadC family protein — translated: MAIKDWSADQRPRERLLMQGAEALSSAELLAIFLRVGVSGKSAVDLARDLLAHFDDSVTCMASASIADLCRVKGMGTAKAVQLKATFELARRALGEQLKERDALSSPQAVRDWLKLRLSGLAHEVFMVLLLDAQNRLLQAVELFRGTLTQTSVYPREVVKLALAHNAAAVILAHNHPSGVAEPSRADDLLTQSLKQSLALIDVRVLDHVIVGSGATCSFAERGIL
- the rpmG gene encoding 50S ribosomal protein L33; the protein is MAKGGRDKIKLESTAGTGHFYTTTKNKRTKPEKMEIMKFDPKARKHVMYKETKLK